CTCGTAGGCCACGGCCTTTTGGCCTCCGTGCTCCTCTGGCATCAGAATCGATCTCCGAAGGAGGCTATGCCGCTCTTCTTCCCGGAGGCGCCGTACGTCGAGCCGATCGCCATACCTGACGACGAGCTGCCGGACTGGATCACGGCGCTGATGAGTGATCTCGACAGGGACGTTCCCGGAGGTCGTGCTGACCGCGGTGGCGCGGACATATTCCGGATCGGTGAGGGCTCGGCGGTTGCTACGGTCGATTCCGTATCCCACCAGCCGGATCAAAAGGATCTTCCTCATGCATGATGCCCGCGCCCTAATCGAAATGGGTGCCGAAGCGGTTCGTCGGCTCGCTCGTCGTGGTTACTCTCTGGACCTGTCCGAGCTGGAGTCCCTCCAGTCTCGGCGCAACCAGAACATCCGCTCGGCCGACGAGCTGCGGGCTGAGTCCAAGCGGGTGGCGAGTGAGGTCCAGCAGACGGCCAAGCAGGGCGGCGACATCTCCAAGCTGAAGGAGCGCGCCCGCGAGCTGAAGGACCAGATCCGGGACATCGAGGCCGGGCAGGTGCAGGTCGAGGAGCAGCTCCGCGACCTCCTCCTCAGCATCCCGAACCTGCCGGACGACGCGGCCCCGGACGGCGACTCCGAGGACTTCGCGGTCGAGATCCGGCGGGTCGGCACTCCGCCGGCCTTCCCGTTCGAGCCGAAGGACCACGTCGACCTCGGTGAAGCCATCGGCATCCTCGACTTCGCTCGGGCGACGAAGCTGTCCGGCCCGCGCTTCGCGGTCTCGCGCGGCGCCGGAGCAGCGCTGGAGCGTGCCCTGGCCACACTCTTCCTCGACCTGCACACCCGTCGGCACGGGTACGTCGAGCACGCGGTCCCGTACCTGGTCACCCGAAAGACCATGACCGGCACGGGGCAGCTGCCGAAGTTCGAGGAGGACCTGTTCAAGACCGGCGTCGCCGACCGCGAGCTGTTCCTGATCCCGACGGCCGAGGTGCCGCTGACCAACCTCTACGCGGACGAGATCATCCCTCCGGCTGAGCTGCCGCTGGCGCTCACCGCGCACACGCCGTGCTTCCGGTCCGAAGCCGGGTCGTACGGCCGCGACACCCGGGGCCTGATCCGTCAGCACCAGTTCGCCAAGGTGGAGATCGTCCAGATGGTCGACCCGGCGGACGCGGACGCCACGCTGGAGACGATGGTCGGCCACGCCGAGGCATGCCTGAAGGAACTCGGCCTCGCCTACCGCGTCGTCAAGCTGGCCGCCGGCGACACGGGCTTCTCGGCCCAGCTCACCTACGACATCGAGGTCTGGATCCCGAGCCAGAACACGTACCGCGAGATCTCCTCGGTCTCCAACTTCGGCACATTCCAGGCCCGCCGGGCCAACATCCGGACCCGCGGCGAGGACGGCAAGCCCAAGCTCGTCGCCACGCTCAATGGCTCGGGCCTGCCCGTCGGCCGCACCCTGGCCGCCCTCCTTGAGCAGTGCCAGCAGCAGGACGGCTCCATCGTCCTGCCCGAATCGCTCGTCCCGTACCTCGGCTTCCGCCGGATCTCGGCGGACGGAACACCGGAGGCATAACGTGATCGTCGGCGTCTGCGACTTCCCTGGTAGCTACGCCTTTCCACCCGCCGGCTACGGCGGGATCGAACGATGGCTGTGGGCGGTCGCCGTAGGCGCCCGAGCCGCAGGCGCCGACGTACACCTTCTTGGGCCGGGCTGGCTCACGGACCTGGAGAACGATTGGGTTCGTCGGCCGGTCCGCCT
The sequence above is a segment of the Streptomyces asoensis genome. Coding sequences within it:
- the serS gene encoding serine--tRNA ligase, giving the protein MHDARALIEMGAEAVRRLARRGYSLDLSELESLQSRRNQNIRSADELRAESKRVASEVQQTAKQGGDISKLKERARELKDQIRDIEAGQVQVEEQLRDLLLSIPNLPDDAAPDGDSEDFAVEIRRVGTPPAFPFEPKDHVDLGEAIGILDFARATKLSGPRFAVSRGAGAALERALATLFLDLHTRRHGYVEHAVPYLVTRKTMTGTGQLPKFEEDLFKTGVADRELFLIPTAEVPLTNLYADEIIPPAELPLALTAHTPCFRSEAGSYGRDTRGLIRQHQFAKVEIVQMVDPADADATLETMVGHAEACLKELGLAYRVVKLAAGDTGFSAQLTYDIEVWIPSQNTYREISSVSNFGTFQARRANIRTRGEDGKPKLVATLNGSGLPVGRTLAALLEQCQQQDGSIVLPESLVPYLGFRRISADGTPEA